Genomic segment of Paenibacillus sp. FSL R5-0623:
TACAATAGATTCATTCACTTGAAAAGGTAGCATTCTGTTCCTCCCACTCAATTTAACTATGAGGTTATTTTAGGTGTTCATTCCTCGCACCAGTTCTTTAAAACCCATTCTTTAATTTGTTCAGCTACTCCCACTGCTGCAAGTTCTGTCGTATCAATTGTTTGCATTGGCGGGTCAAATGCAGTTTTCGAATTTTGGAGTAACCAGTTGGCAAAATTTTTGTGATCTTCAATCAGATTCTTGTCCCACCCACGAGCTCTTAAACGCGTCTCGCGAGTAACATCGTCACAATGCAAATTCATATATAGAATTCGATCAAATCGATCTATGTAATCGGACGATGCAATGTTTTCCGGCACCATCGTTCCGCATAAAACTGTCCCTCGTCCACTTAGCGATATGTTATACGCAATCCTCAACCAATTCTCTTTGGCAATCTGCCAATCCACGTTATCGATGATATCCATATCAAAGACGTCAAATTCGGGAAGTTGCTTGCGAACAAGCGAAGAGATCGTTGTTTTTCCTGTTCCACTTGCGCCTGTCACTATAAAAAGCGGTAATTTCCTCATAACTAGCTCCTTAGTTAAAATAAAATTTGATTTATTACGTTCTCCATTGATCTGCTTTCAAGCCATAAATAATAGCGATAGATAGGTAGCAGTATCCATTTGATATTTAAACATAGCCCACTCTCCGATTCATTTCATTTATTCATCGTTTTCTCGCTTTGATCACAAAGGTTACAGGTAACATCTTCGCTCTTTTAAGGAGGCTATCGCTATTATCATGTAATTGCATGATATCCTCATCGGATTCTTCTATCATCTGTTCAATGACAAATCCCGCTTTCGCTAACGCATTGATATAGGTTGATAGTTGACGATCAGCCAAGGTTAATTCACCTTGACAAAAGTCAGGAGATACCGCATACCACGATTCATCAGAATATGGCTTATTGAAGACAAATCTATCATTTTCTTCAACGACACTTCTATGAATTGGATGAGACCAGCTGAAAATAAAAATGCCATCTTTCTTTAAATAAGAAGCGATTCGGCTGAAAGTACCTTCAAGATCGGTTGTCCAACCTATGGCATAAATCGAATACACAGCGTCAAAATAATTAGTAGGAATCCCACATTCCTCTTCCATGGGTGAACATATCAATGTTGCAAGAATTCCGTATGTTCTCAAGTGTTGTTGTGTCTTTTCTATCTGTTTCTGGGATATATCCATACCCCATAGCTCACCTGCTTTGCGATCCCCATGATACTGCAAGGATTGACCATTTCCACAGCCCACCTCTAACATCTTTAATCCTGAGACATCCCCAAAAAGTTGGTGTTTTTCTTCTGAGATAAATGCTCCATAATGCGGAAGCACGATTGCTCTCAAAAAGTCATTCCCTTTTGTATCCCAATAGAAACTGTTTGTTTCATAAACACTGTACTTGTTCATCTGATAGCCTCCTTTATACACTACATTCAGAACATTACTTGTTACCTTCGTTGAAATATGTAATCTACATCGACTCGTTTCATTGATTGAACTTCCTTTCCGGGAACTTTTAAATATTATTCTTATCACTGAACTCAATGCAAAAAGGTTGCATCTCAGGTTTTAAGCAGTACTCTATTCTTTCTCTGAAGTTTTTCCATTCGACTTTTAAAATGGCTTCTTCGATCGGAAAGAAACCAGACTCTAAGCTCTCCGATGATGTGATTAATTCTCCTCCTATTGGTTTGGCTAGAAATAATGTGTTACATATTGAATTCTCGATATTTTGGAATATTCCACAGAATTTGATGATTTCAATGTCGATACCGGACTCCTCTTTCGTTTCTCTGATCGCAGCTTGACTTAGAGATTCTCCTTCTTCCACTTGACCGCCTGGCATTTCCCATCCTCTTCGTGGTCCTCTAATAAGTAATAATTCATTTTTGTCGTTTATCACGATTGCAGCGGCAGATAAGATATGTTTTGGAGGGCTCATTGATTCGACTCCTTCTATAGAGATTAATATACGTTTGAAGAACAATTTATAGCCAGACTAAAAGAAGTTATATATCCCGTCTTCAAAATAATTATATTCTTCATCCGTTATTCTTAACTTTCCATACCCGTTATAAAAGATTTCTCTATCTCTTTCATTATCAAACGTATTATGTTTCGGTCTAATGGCTAACGCTACAACATATCTTGGATCGCCATAAGCTGCTCCTGCCCAGTCAATAACTCCAACAATATTACAATCATTAACTAGTACATTATCAATAGTAAAATCTCCATGAATGAAAGTGTTCTCTATTGGTTTTGGTCTTCCTTCTTTCAACTGTTGAAGTAGTTCTTCTGATCCGTCTACAGCAAAGTGAGATAGATTATATTCTGCTTTATTAAGCATTGTATCTAACCAAGGACTGTCATTGTTCAATAATTCAACAGGACAAGAGCATTCATGTATTTTCTTTAAACAAAGCCCAAAGTTAAAAATCGCTTTTTCTTTACTTTGGAGGTCAGGCATCTTAGAGAGAAATTCTCTTAAACTTATTCCATCAATGTAATCCATCAAAAGCCATCTCGATGTGTCCCCAGTATGAAATGAGTATACCTTTGGAACAGGTAGTCCCGTATGGTAAAGGTATTGGAGCACCTTATATTCATCGGATAACCATTCATTATAAAGATCGTTTTCTGTCTTCTTGATGATGTACTTTTGATCAAACGTATCCAGTATAGCCACAGTAGAAGTATGACCTTGCTTAGGAAAAGTGATTTTCTGGACTTCCCCTATATGTTCTTTTATCTCAATTGGGAGATCTTGAATATTCATAGTTTTATCCTTTCTACTATCTCATGCTCTTTCTGATCATGTTCTCGTCGATAATTCCGCTCTAAAAGTACAAATCCCATCCCATAATAAAAGCAGCAAATAGGAAAGCCGACATGCCAGACATGATGTATACCGCCTTTTGCTTTTTACTATAGCTTCTTTTCAGCACTTTGTAGAACAACAAGACAAGATACACCACAGCTAGAATCACATAAACCAGGTTCAAGAAGAGATGTATGCGCAATGAAGAATAGGGGGAGAAGCCTAAGGCGCGCATGAACAATAGGATCGTATTCAAAATGAATGCCAGACTGGCGATATTAATGACAATATGATATTTATCAAACC
This window contains:
- a CDS encoding class I SAM-dependent methyltransferase; amino-acid sequence: MNKYSVYETNSFYWDTKGNDFLRAIVLPHYGAFISEEKHQLFGDVSGLKMLEVGCGNGQSLQYHGDRKAGELWGMDISQKQIEKTQQHLRTYGILATLICSPMEEECGIPTNYFDAVYSIYAIGWTTDLEGTFSRIASYLKKDGIFIFSWSHPIHRSVVEENDRFVFNKPYSDESWYAVSPDFCQGELTLADRQLSTYINALAKAGFVIEQMIEESDEDIMQLHDNSDSLLKRAKMLPVTFVIKARKR
- a CDS encoding phosphotransferase, translating into MNIQDLPIEIKEHIGEVQKITFPKQGHTSTVAILDTFDQKYIIKKTENDLYNEWLSDEYKVLQYLYHTGLPVPKVYSFHTGDTSRWLLMDYIDGISLREFLSKMPDLQSKEKAIFNFGLCLKKIHECSCPVELLNNDSPWLDTMLNKAEYNLSHFAVDGSEELLQQLKEGRPKPIENTFIHGDFTIDNVLVNDCNIVGVIDWAGAAYGDPRYVVALAIRPKHNTFDNERDREIFYNGYGKLRITDEEYNYFEDGIYNFF
- a CDS encoding NUDIX hydrolase; protein product: MSPPKHILSAAAIVINDKNELLLIRGPRRGWEMPGGQVEEGESLSQAAIRETKEESGIDIEIIKFCGIFQNIENSICNTLFLAKPIGGELITSSESLESGFFPIEEAILKVEWKNFRERIEYCLKPEMQPFCIEFSDKNNI
- a CDS encoding AAA family ATPase, which encodes MRKLPLFIVTGASGTGKTTISSLVRKQLPEFDVFDMDIIDNVDWQIAKENWLRIAYNISLSGRGTVLCGTMVPENIASSDYIDRFDRILYMNLHCDDVTRETRLRARGWDKNLIEDHKNFANWLLQNSKTAFDPPMQTIDTTELAAVGVAEQIKEWVLKNWCEE